The Arachis hypogaea cultivar Tifrunner chromosome 14, arahy.Tifrunner.gnm2.J5K5, whole genome shotgun sequence DNA window TTTTGCTCCTGCGAGCTTCTCCTCCTTCCTGGAGCTTTTGCTCTGGTAGCTTCTCCTTATCCATTAACGTGCCTTCGCCTCCTCGATCTGTTTCTCAATTTGCGTTCTAACTTCTCACTTTTAGATCTGTAACTAAATTCACATCCTCTTGTTCTGATTACTTCAATGATTGTTATATGCTAATTATTCTAATTACATCCTCTCTCAATAATATTTTCGATTTCGATTTTGAATTCactcttaattattttttctagcATTTCATCTTTCATGAGGCTTTGATAATTGACTGGATGCTCTTTATTTCTAACTCTGTATGTTCTCCAGTTTTTCGGCTGCATAGCAAATGTTTTGCTGATAATCTGTTTCCCTGTCTCCTTACTTTTGCAGCCTTCCCCAATTAAATCTTGTTTAAAATATGGATGATGGACTGCTGAATCTTTATTGCTGTTTttggtattttatttatttaaattttttcgtGGCTAGTCTGATAGGATGTCCTTAAAATTTGTAGTATTTTAGGCTATCCCTGGAATTTAATAGATACCATAACTTCAGGATATCTTTTCAATATATTGTGGAATGAATTAATCCAACACTTCCCGTTATACATCCTCATGACTTACCCTTTCAGATTGTTTCAGCACTTCCCTGTGTACTAATCATATTTTCATTTTCCATTTTAAAGGCCAAGCAGCACCTTGCCCTTCTATGTTTGGGAGAGATTGGTAGGAGGAAGGATCTTAGTGCACATGCTCATATAGAAAATATTGTCATTGAATCCTTCCAATCTCCTTTTGAAGAGATAAAGTCTGCTGCCTCTTATGCTCTTGGTACTAATATCGCTGTTGGCAACCTTCCAAAAAACTTGCCGTTTATCTTGGATCAGATTGATAATCAGCAGAAGAAACAGTATCTCTTGCTTCATTCTTTGAAGGTGTGGCTCAATGTGTGGTTGTTATGTGCCTTGCTGTTGGGGATCAGAAGTGTTCATTGATGCATTCGCATTTTGGTTAGATTAGCTAGGTAGTTTaagtagttttagcttaatttcatgcattttattcaaaataaacaaGCATTTGAATGAAGTTTCTTATTATACACTAATATATCAAGGACTAAGTGATTTTGTAGTTGATTCTATGCAAATGACATAAAAAAGTGTTGAATAGTTGAATTATAAAAATTGGATACATTATATTTCGCATCTATGTTTGAATAAATTGAATTGGTTACATAGGAACTCGTCCACAGTGAAAGAATTGGTCTTAATTTTGTTTTGGCAAGCAATTAATCTTGTCAATTTTTAAATACAACACAAATAACAAACTACAATAGCATAGACAAGGTTATGTGACAGAAGTAAAATGctatgaaaaataaagaattacaacaaaaatacaataATACATATGAGTTCCAATTAGAaacgagagaagaaagaaaataaatatgcaTTCAATATCACGTTtctgaaatttaaatatttttaaagtttaaactaaCAAGTTTCACAAAAGGCATCATAAGATAAAATCAATTAAATTCCTTTAAGAGTGCATCTTCGTCCAAAACTACACAAGCCAACACAATTTTCCTTGACTGCTCCTTTGTTGTATACCAATACGGTGGGCAGTTTTTGATCCGGATAGTTGGGAATGCAATCAGTTGATATTATCTTAAcaaatttattttgttacaaGATATCTTGTGACAAATTCTTCAATGCACTCCATCAAAATCCCACATTCAACAATGTCAAAAATAAAGTACAACAAACTTCAATAACAAGCACaagaagtataaaaataaaattaaacaaatttggATTACCCAAGTAATTTATAGATATTATATGAGGACGTGTGGTGTTCAGAAACATTTCCTGGAATTTGAACTTAGAAATGTCATCTAGCATACCCATCTTTGTAAAGGATGACAACCACTCAAACATCAGAGGGAGCCTGTTCAGATCCTGAAATTGGAACCACTGATCCAAACCTCAACTTTAGCTGCTTCCTTCGTCTCAGCCAATCTCTTCTTCCTGTTAAAGCACAATgcctagtaatgtggttattgATAATAATGAGTCCAAGATTCTTGTGACTATGGCAGGGGATGGGAACCCTTCCTACTTAGTTGAACCAATTGCTTCTTTGAATTGTTGCACTTGTGATTGTGAAGCTAATCCAACACCACCTTTATCAAGTTTAATCAATGAAAAAATACTGACCAATTGATTAGAAACAGATTCACAATGATTTTTGTTATGGTGCTTCTTCTTCACCTTTCACATTCGAGTAGTTTTTAGGTTCCCTAAATATGTCGGGCAATTAAGAATATCTATGTAATAATCACAATGATTTATATCATAAGATATAGAATAAAAACAAGACTTAATCTACTTACACCTAATTCATCATTCATTCCCATGCCAAACTTCAAATTTATCAAAGCTTCATGACTTCAATTTTATCTAAGCTTCATGACTTCAAATGAACTCTAGAGTTTGATATCTTTGTTCGAAATTATTTGTTATGaatattaaatttatcaaattgaagcaaaaaaaactataattaatCAGACATTATGAAAGGTGTACACAGACACTGCAACATTTGAGCAAATTAAGAGAAGTTCAACAAGCAAGTTCGCATAAACATTAATGCAAAGATTTCAAtacatccctaaaatatgcatgagttaagtaaaaagtaaaaacatattGAAGGGACTACAGAAGCTCACAGATTCAAAACATTAAGATCCTTCAATAGTTTCCTTAAGCGGGAATCAAAGTTGGATACAACAGTCATCTTAACTGTGCCAGTGTTTATCATGTTACTATGATAGGAGGGACAAACTTAAAAGAAAACAATGGTTAAGgaggaaaaagatatatttgattcGTGAAACTTCCAGCATTCTTGAGAAGAGTAGTTGTTTCATAAGTTCTATCTGAAAGATGCCACACATCTCCATTTGCACAATACTGACATGAATAACACTAAGTTCAGAAACAAGCATGTGTCATATTgtatatttgaaatttgaaggcATGTGTCAGGTACTTTTAAAATCTCcttctaatttatttttcctgGATAAGTATGCAATAATATATAGATAAATAGAAACAACAGATGAATTCTGAGGAATGAACAAGAAGGAAGATCAGAAGATGAACAATTAAAAAGGATAGATATTATCAAAGTATTCAAGGTTTTGAATCTTTTGATAGGTAAGAACTGAATTTTCCAAAACGGTTGTGCAATTCATAGATAAATTAACTTTATTAAGAGAATCATCATAAATTGGGACTAACATAACAAATAGAGCAGTCTCCTACGCAGAATGGTCACATTGTAAACTTCTTCAAAATAATCTTCATCACTGCAACCAGGGACTTCAGAAATTACAAGTTTTCAAAATGGCCTCCCATCTCCCTGTTAAAATACAAGTATAAAATATAAGAGAGTGTGTAGTAATGATATGACTGCATAAAATTCTTTTGAAATCAAAACAACATTCAGATAAAATATCAACGCATATCATCAAAttgtttataatataaaaaaaaatgagccgATAATTCGATATAGCTagctttttttatttgtttcgaAATAATTTGTTTTCTAAACACCTTTTTGGAAAGAGAGAGATGATGATAGGAGCGTGATACTCCGGACTGCCTTGACTTTAAAGTCAGTATATGTTACAACCTTTTGGATTTAATGTTTTATTATGTGCTAATAATGCCTAATTGAATAGAACTTagttagtaaataaaaaataatagtttgGAGGTAGATGCGGATGTAGATGTATGGTTGCCAAGACACcatgaaataaaatgaaaatgcaaatgtTAGGAGTAGCTACTTGTAAAATCTTCGAAGAATTTCAAGAATACTAAGAAGTAAAACCTGCatgaaaatgcaagaaaataaattattttgaggATAAAAAATGAAACCCTTTATTGCTTCTTTGGTTTAACAAATTCCAAACTAAACACACTTTAACAGTGTAAGATTACATTTTTTGGTTTGCATGTTAGAAGGAAAGGCCTAAGGTAATATCGATGTTTGAGTAAAAAGAGCTACCGTTACCATATTAATTAAGCTCATCTACAGCATAAATGAATTTATTATAGACATAATATATAActgaatataataatattgtttGATCTATATAGTTGACTTCATCTTAATGGAATTTTTTGTTTaagttttcatgcattaaaatataattttatctatGCATTAATATTTTTACCATTTTGCATAACTTTGATGGAGACCAAACCTGCCTTCTAAGACGGAAGATGTGTAGTAAATCCTCGAAGTATTTCATACCTTTTCTCAGCATAGTATTACCACAAATAATATTTGCTTTCGAAATAGTCATTCCCATATGACTATGAGTGGCGTCCTATTTTTTGGAATCTTCCACATTGATCTTGCAGCTTCATTTGAGGCACAtatttcctctatttatttccACATTGTTATAACTTAATATATTTAGCCACCCAAATAAAAGCAAACTCAGTTATATATGTGTAAACTCAACACATTGCCTTCATCCAAGAGTGTAGATCTATCTTTTCTTATTGAACATAACACTTACATAATGAAAACCAGTTTTGAGTTTCAATAATCAACTGTCAATTtattgtgtgtgtatatatactaTATTACTATGTACTGAAAAAACATTTCTCTATATAACATTAGAGGATACAGTTACAGCAGCCATTTTAAATAGAAAGATTGTGGTCACAACAAACTGACTTTCTTTATAAATGAGATGGTAACAAAATGTTCAGTTCAATGCTGACGCCTGAAAAAGTGAAAATTCAATGAAGGCAACAAACAATCATTTCAACTTCTTACTGAAGTCCGACAGCTCAAGAACTTGAATTCTGGGGATAGCTGcagcttcttctctctctttctgagtGTTGTAACCCCAGTTTCCTGATCCCAAAAACAATTACACTTATCAGGCACGCTCGACCATACGTATCACGATGTCATGTAATATTTTCCCATGAGAGAATCCATTCCAATTATAAACTGGTTAAGAAATACAAAAGGAAGCTACCTAAATACAGATTCCATTGATCTAACTCAGGTTCTTTGATGACATTTTTTAAGGTAGCAAGCCGATCCTCAACAAAGCTGGTTAAAAGAGTTAATTTCATGTAAGCAATAATAGAATTCCAGTAGAAATAACAATAACCAGAATGATGTATAATTAGTTCTAGTAGCACAATATCTTACTGAAGTGTGAGtccttggtgctctgatctcttTTGAAGCTGCTTCAGCACTTCCACCTTAGGCCTACCGGTAAAACCAAAGATGGTGCAAGGAAAGTGAATTTCCTTTCAAAAAATAAagcaagagaaaagaaaagaaaaacaataaaaagaaaaaaatgttaaaagCATCACTGGACATTATTTTAGTCGAATATATACTACACTAACCCAGTTCCTAGACCATATATTCTTTCAGGTGGAATTGTCACCCCAGCAAGCTCTCGGAGTAAAGCATCGGCAAAACGGCTCTAAAATTACAAAAGAAATGATAAAGATACAAAATGAACAGGGGACATGATGTAAAATTGCAAAAGGTGCATAAGTCGTATTAGGACAACATTATCTTCCTTTCTCTCTTACTCTTTCATTCCAAAATAATTATCACCTTGAAAATTCGgtgcattaaaaattttatatatttacttGCAATTTATATCAAGATACATTGACTTTCGAAAGTAAAAATTTATGGAATGGAGTATTTTTCATTAATACTGAGACAAAAGTGTCTGTTGACGGGATTATCATCCCCTAGCTAGGGTCAAAAAGAAGGTTGGATGCTGACCTGTTTCGTGGTGACGATGTACACTCTCGAGCTTGCAAATTTTAATGCATCAGAAACACCAGGATAGAATCTATAGACAAACATCACGAATTAGTAGTAGTAGATCTCCTTCATGTGATATAAATATGCTAAACTAATCACAGCTCAGAAGGTTTAATTTGGTTACCTATTTGCACCGATCCAAGTAGCGAAATCCTGCTCCAACCATTCATCTCTAACCTTTCCAAAAAGATCTATCAAAGTTTCTCTATTCTCACTCCACTCTTCCATGATAACAGGCTTCAACTTGGACCAATTTTCCAATATACCCTCAACCGTGAGCCCCTCTGCAACCTTGCAAAAAAAACGTAGGCATCAGTCAAAAGCAGATGCAAATTCCACGGATAAATGCTAAAGATCAGAGATAAGACATTGTACTCACTGAAGACTTCCTGATGGAAGGTATTCTGGTCTCTAACAACAATCTCACAAGTAAAACATTTTCATATCCAGTTTCTACGACCGGTCGGACCTATAACACAGACAACTATGGAAGTTCATCTTCAGAATGAAAATTGGTCTATTTATTCGCCATATTCAAAGCAATGTTTTTGAAAGCTCAATATTTTTGAGTAAAATATTCACAACATCATATGCAATTAAAACCGGAAAATGTTCATATTTTGAGGGAATAAAACTTGATTATCAATAAAAAAGGCAACAAAGTTAGCGAGAAACAGTGTGTTGTTTAATTAGCTTAGTTTTGGAACAATTTTATAATCAAAGTCCTACTGAAATCTTAGAGGAAAAATCAATTACTTCCTCAAAGAAGTGAGCTTGACACATGCATTGCACCTCATAATGGTACTCTTCTAAAACAAGGAAATTTATTTGAAAGCAAAATAATTTTGTCTCTGATTCCCTTTCTATAATTTGAGGCCTCTGTTGTTATTTCCAAATCGTATAAGTTGATAAGCAGTTAACAGTTATTCAGAACCAAAACACATAACATCTAAATTATAAAGCAATTTAGCAAAAAACAAAGGCATAAacataataattaactaattgattaaaaaaatgcaTAAGAAGTAAGTAGTGAATATGAGATTAATTACTGAATGCATCTGGTCAACAATCCAATCCTGAGTGGCCGAATCCACGCCATGAAACAAAGAAGGCCATCTCACTTTCGCAGCCTGAAAGGTATCCTAATTAATGAAAAAGTGAAAACTTGAAATGAAAAAACAAgtaagagagaaaggagagagggtACAGTACCTTGAGAGCAGAGAGAGAGCTCTCACCGCAGCTATCACAGAGGATTCCATCGAAGTCCAAAGCATAAAGCTCCCCCATTTCACTCTGCACTTGATAATTGATATTTTCACTGCATCGTTATTATGCTCCTTCCTCACTCTTCACAACTCACAATTCAACGCTCCGTTCCTTACGTCCCTGATGTAGCCACGTGTttgctaattatttttatttattttttttgttgtatattattatataataaatttatttatgtgtTCATTTAAAGCTTGtaataacttttttatatttaatgcatATTTCAAAACTTATCTTTGTATCAACCTTAACTATCAAATGGAATTGATTAGAAGTGCCATGATTTTATGccataaaaatatatgataaatttattatataattatatataaaagaggATAATTTACTTTCTAATTTCTATTAAGCAATTgcttatataatttaatttgtatcacTCAAAATTTTCATCGaattaaacataaataattaattttaggtaTCTATAGTTTAATTAAATTCTCGATTAAGAACTTTAACTTATAAAGTTTGTAAATAGATTCAATTAAATATTGAGTaactattgttattgttatttttttttctagaaaAAGGAATATTCAATCGGATGTTGCCCtggtacaatttattttttaaaagaaaaaactatATCTACAATTTTTTGGTCATGGActagaagacccaaatcaactgGCCCATACTGAATTCTGATGGAGGCCCAAATAGACAATCATAAGCCcaaaaaaatggagagaaaagtGGCCCTTCCCGGGACAACGTTGTTTgattttggcgccatttccattCCTTTCCCTGCAGTGTGTTGTATTGTAATATTGTATTTGCCATTTGATTTTGCTCTCTTCACTCTTCATTCTTCACTGTCACATTGCACCAAACAACTGCGTGGAAAAAGCGACACGTCCAAGCGCCTTCACTGAGTCGTGCTTGCCACGCGCACCCAATTGGATCTGCTCGCATCTCTGTTCTCTGTTTTCTCGGTAAAGACCTTCACTCCAcaatccttttctcttcttttaggtTTAATTTAGGGTTTTTCCTCACTTTCTTAATCTAATTGGATTTGGTTTGTTATCAATTTCAGTATGTTCATATTTGTCTTTAGAATATTCTATGACATCTTTTTACTTTCAAACCAACGAAAATTAATCAATTTTGCGTTGTAGTTTGTGAATTTTGAAAGCCATTTATTGAACTGAAGCTTTGATATCACTCAAGTTCAATTTTACTGTATGATAATGATGATGCTTTCATAAATCTGATTAATATATCCATTAGAGTTAGTGttaagttctttcaggttctgtgTATGTGAACTCCAGCACAATGGATTATTGTTTATTGACTACCAATCCTAAGAGTGCGTGGAATCCGTTAcaatttgttttttcaaaattttgattccaAATTGATGATTCCATTGTTGATTTTATCAGAGGAAACATGAATTCAGAGGAAGCTGCACAAATTCCCAGAAGAACTACAAGGTCTTTAGCTTCATCTTCTGCGTCGACTTCTAATAATGCATCTTCTGCAAAAGTAAATAGCCTTGAACCTCTAACAATCAATGACCTTTTAGTTGGAGGAGACCCTATTAGCCTAGATGAATTGTTTTCTAATTTCCCCGGTAGAAATAGCCAGATTCTCGAGATTGTAAGTCTTTTGGGGCCATTGAACACTCCAATGCTTCCTTTGTTTGTGTATGGTGGTGCTTCCACTGGAAAAACCAGTATCATTCTTCAATTATTCCGGCATCTCAATAGGCCTCTTGTTTATTCTAGCTGCAGGACGTGTTATAATCAGCGTATCTTGTTTGAATCTATTCTAAATCAGTTGCATCTCCATAGAAAAAGTGCTGCCAATGGCTATTCAAACGCAAAGCGCTGTGAGAGACCATcggattttattaattttcttaGGGAAGCATTGACCGATGCCATAAACAATCTGAAGGAGAAGTCGGAGAAGTTGATATCAGGCAAGACAATGGCACAAGGGGGGATTGGAAACATGATCTACTTGGTATTTGACAATTTTCAGCTTGTTAGAGAGTGGGATAAGAGCTCTACTTTATTACCCTTTCTGTTTAATGTctatgatctgctaaagcttccTGAGGTGGGTCTAATATTTATCAGCAATACTTCTCCAGATACCTTTTACTCCTCTAACATGGGTTATGTGGAGCCTATCCCTGTATACTTTCCTGATTACACAGATGCTGATATTCGCAAAATATTGTCGAGAAACCAAGCAGACTCGAAGCTGTATTCTTCATTCTTGGAGTAAGACATCTTATTACTATTACTTTCCATTCTCAGATTTACATAATCTCATAgtgaatttttgtttatttttcatgcaGTATGGCTTTAAGGTCTTTCTTTAGGGTTACTAGGCAGGTTGATGAATTGTCCACTGCCTTCAAACCACTATATGAAAAATATTGTGAACCTTTAAGCGATAAAAGAGTCTTTCCTAATGGAGACAAAGACAAAGACATGAAGAGAAAGTTATTTAGTCATATCAATCCTCACATCACATCCTCTCTGAATGAGATATTTAAGGTTTCATCTCACCCTTCAGCTGAAGTTGAGAACTCCAAAGAGGCAAATCTGAAGGTGAATCAAAAGAAACTGGAGCGACGTGAAGAAATTGCCAAGCTAGACTTTCACATGTCTACTAGTGCAAAGTATCTTCTTATTTCAGCATTTCTTGCTTCCCGAAATCCAGCTACTCTTGATGCTTCACTTTTTGATTCCAAAGGAGGTTCTGATAATCGAAAGCGAAAGAGGAAGTAAGCATGTTGATTTGTTGGTTGATGTGTAATTTACAAAAATTAGTTCTCTAGCCATAGTATGATTCTGCTTttgttctctctcttttttcaagCAGTGGATGT harbors:
- the LOC112744114 gene encoding uncharacterized protein isoform X2; the protein is MGELYALDFDGILCDSCGESSLSALKAAKVRWPSLFHGVDSATQDWIVDQMHSVAEGLTVEGILENWSKLKPVIMEEWSENRETLIDLFGKVRDEWLEQDFATWIGANRFYPGVSDALKFASSRVYIVTTKQSRFADALLRELAGVTIPPERIYGLGTGPKVEVLKQLQKRSEHQGLTLHFVEDRLATLKNVIKEPELDQWNLYLGNWGYNTQKEREEAAAIPRIQVLELSDFSKKLK
- the LOC112744114 gene encoding uncharacterized protein isoform X1 encodes the protein MGELYALDFDGILCDSCGESSLSALKAAKVRWPSLFHGVDSATQDWIVDQMHSVRPVVETGYENVLLVRLLLETRIPSIRKSSVAEGLTVEGILENWSKLKPVIMEEWSENRETLIDLFGKVRDEWLEQDFATWIGANRFYPGVSDALKFASSRVYIVTTKQSRFADALLRELAGVTIPPERIYGLGTGPKVEVLKQLQKRSEHQGLTLHFVEDRLATLKNVIKEPELDQWNLYLGNWGYNTQKEREEAAAIPRIQVLELSDFSKKLK
- the LOC112744116 gene encoding origin of replication complex subunit 5 is translated as MNSEEAAQIPRRTTRSLASSSASTSNNASSAKVNSLEPLTINDLLVGGDPISLDELFSNFPGRNSQILEIVSLLGPLNTPMLPLFVYGGASTGKTSIILQLFRHLNRPLVYSSCRTCYNQRILFESILNQLHLHRKSAANGYSNAKRCERPSDFINFLREALTDAINNLKEKSEKLISGKTMAQGGIGNMIYLVFDNFQLVREWDKSSTLLPFLFNVYDLLKLPEVGLIFISNTSPDTFYSSNMGYVEPIPVYFPDYTDADIRKILSRNQADSKLYSSFLDMALRSFFRVTRQVDELSTAFKPLYEKYCEPLSDKRVFPNGDKDKDMKRKLFSHINPHITSSLNEIFKVSSHPSAEVENSKEANLKVNQKKLERREEIAKLDFHMSTSAKYLLISAFLASRNPATLDASLFDSKGGSDNRKRKRKPSEKVPERKESLEEELLMKGPGSFPLERLLAIFQCIVSVAEDSSDEDKQSGELMSDVLLQLSSLCNAKFIFKGRSCPIEGSVRYRSTISEDLALKVARSLKFPLSSYLYKRT